A stretch of Salvelinus alpinus chromosome 4, SLU_Salpinus.1, whole genome shotgun sequence DNA encodes these proteins:
- the LOC139574740 gene encoding serine/threonine-protein phosphatase 2A 55 kDa regulatory subunit B beta isoform-like isoform X1, whose protein sequence is MKCLSRYLPYLFRPPTTILSSTCHTEADIISTVEFNPSGELLATGDKGGRVVVFQREQETKSQPQRRGEYNVYSTFQSHDPEFDYLKSLEIEEKINKIRWLPQQNAAYFLLSTNDKTVKLWKISERDRRPEGYNLKDEDGRIRDPSTITSLRVPVLQNTDLMVEATARRVFSNAHTYHINSISVNSDLQTYISTDDLRVNLWNLEITDQSFNIVDIKPCNMEDLTEVITAAEFHPQQCNTLAYSSSRGSVRLCDMRKQALCDTHCKFFEEPEDPSTRSFFSEIISSISDIKFSHSGRFLMTRDYLTVKVWDLNMETRPVQTYQVHDYLRGKLCSLYENDCIFDKFECVWNGSDSVIMTGSYNNFFRMFDRNTKKDVTLEASRENSKPRAILKPRKVCVGGKRRKDEVTVDSLDFSKKILHSAWHPQENIIAVAASNNLYIFQDKVT, encoded by the exons CTGACATCATCTCCACGGTGGAGTTTAACCCTTCGGGGGAGCTGCTGGCCACAGGGGACAAAGGAGGAAGAGTGGTGGTCTTCCAGAGAGAACAGGAG aCTAAAAGCCAGCCCCAAAGGCGAGGGGAGTATAATGTGTACAGTACGTTCCAGAGTCATGATCCAGAGTTTGACTACCTGAAGAGTCTGGAGATCGAGGAGAAGATCAACAAGATCAGATGGCTTCCTCAACAAAACGCTGCctacttcctcctctccaccaacg acaagACAGTGAAGCTCTGGAAgatcagtgagagagacagacgacCAGAGGGATACAACCTGAAGGATGAAGACGGACGAATCAGAGACCCATCTACAATCACCTCACTACGG gTTCCTGTTCTCCAGAACACAGATCTGATGGTGGAGGCGACAGCGCGGCGTGTGTTCAGTAACGCCCACACCTACCACATCAACTCCATCTCTGTGAACTCTGACCTCCAGACCTACATCTCCACCGACGACCTCAGGGTCAACTTGTGGAACCTGGAGATCACCGACCAGAGCTTCA ACATCGTGGACATTAAGCCGTGTAACATGGAGGATCTGACGGAGGTGATTACAGCAGCAGAGTTCCATCCTCAGCAGTGCAACACCTTGGCTTACAGCAGCAGTAGAGGGTCAGTACGACTCTGTGACATGAGGAAACAGGCGCTCTGCGACACACACTGCAAGT tctttGAGGAGCCAGAGGACCCCTCCACCCGTTCATTTTTCTCAGAAATCATCTCTTCCATCTCAGACATCAAGTTTAGTCACAGCGGGCGCTTCTTGATGACACGAGACTACCTGACGGTCAAGGTGTGGGACCTCAACATGGAGACCAGACCGGTCCAGACATACCAG GTCCATGACTACCTGAGGGGTAAGCTGTGTTCTCTGTACGAGAACGACTGCATCTTCGACAAGTTTGAGTGTGTCTGGAATGGGTCAGACAG TGTCATAATGACGGGGTCTTATAATAATTTCTTCCGGATGTTTGATCGGAACACCAAGAAAGATGTGACCCTGGAGGCTTCCAGAGAGAACAGCAAACCCCGGGCCATCCTCAAACCACGCAAG gtgtgtgtgggtgggaagcGTCGTAAAGACGAGGTGACTGTTGACAGTCTGGACTTCAGTAAGAAGATCCTCCACTCCGCCTGGCACCCACAGGAAAACATCATCGCTGTGGCAGCCAGTAACAACCTCTACATCTTCCAGGACAAGGTCACCTAG
- the LOC139574740 gene encoding serine/threonine-protein phosphatase 2A 55 kDa regulatory subunit B beta isoform-like isoform X2, giving the protein MEEESVTRKINNSFLRDHNYATEADIISTVEFNPSGELLATGDKGGRVVVFQREQETKSQPQRRGEYNVYSTFQSHDPEFDYLKSLEIEEKINKIRWLPQQNAAYFLLSTNDKTVKLWKISERDRRPEGYNLKDEDGRIRDPSTITSLRVPVLQNTDLMVEATARRVFSNAHTYHINSISVNSDLQTYISTDDLRVNLWNLEITDQSFNIVDIKPCNMEDLTEVITAAEFHPQQCNTLAYSSSRGSVRLCDMRKQALCDTHCKFFEEPEDPSTRSFFSEIISSISDIKFSHSGRFLMTRDYLTVKVWDLNMETRPVQTYQVHDYLRGKLCSLYENDCIFDKFECVWNGSDSVIMTGSYNNFFRMFDRNTKKDVTLEASRENSKPRAILKPRKVCVGGKRRKDEVTVDSLDFSKKILHSAWHPQENIIAVAASNNLYIFQDKVT; this is encoded by the exons CTGACATCATCTCCACGGTGGAGTTTAACCCTTCGGGGGAGCTGCTGGCCACAGGGGACAAAGGAGGAAGAGTGGTGGTCTTCCAGAGAGAACAGGAG aCTAAAAGCCAGCCCCAAAGGCGAGGGGAGTATAATGTGTACAGTACGTTCCAGAGTCATGATCCAGAGTTTGACTACCTGAAGAGTCTGGAGATCGAGGAGAAGATCAACAAGATCAGATGGCTTCCTCAACAAAACGCTGCctacttcctcctctccaccaacg acaagACAGTGAAGCTCTGGAAgatcagtgagagagacagacgacCAGAGGGATACAACCTGAAGGATGAAGACGGACGAATCAGAGACCCATCTACAATCACCTCACTACGG gTTCCTGTTCTCCAGAACACAGATCTGATGGTGGAGGCGACAGCGCGGCGTGTGTTCAGTAACGCCCACACCTACCACATCAACTCCATCTCTGTGAACTCTGACCTCCAGACCTACATCTCCACCGACGACCTCAGGGTCAACTTGTGGAACCTGGAGATCACCGACCAGAGCTTCA ACATCGTGGACATTAAGCCGTGTAACATGGAGGATCTGACGGAGGTGATTACAGCAGCAGAGTTCCATCCTCAGCAGTGCAACACCTTGGCTTACAGCAGCAGTAGAGGGTCAGTACGACTCTGTGACATGAGGAAACAGGCGCTCTGCGACACACACTGCAAGT tctttGAGGAGCCAGAGGACCCCTCCACCCGTTCATTTTTCTCAGAAATCATCTCTTCCATCTCAGACATCAAGTTTAGTCACAGCGGGCGCTTCTTGATGACACGAGACTACCTGACGGTCAAGGTGTGGGACCTCAACATGGAGACCAGACCGGTCCAGACATACCAG GTCCATGACTACCTGAGGGGTAAGCTGTGTTCTCTGTACGAGAACGACTGCATCTTCGACAAGTTTGAGTGTGTCTGGAATGGGTCAGACAG TGTCATAATGACGGGGTCTTATAATAATTTCTTCCGGATGTTTGATCGGAACACCAAGAAAGATGTGACCCTGGAGGCTTCCAGAGAGAACAGCAAACCCCGGGCCATCCTCAAACCACGCAAG gtgtgtgtgggtgggaagcGTCGTAAAGACGAGGTGACTGTTGACAGTCTGGACTTCAGTAAGAAGATCCTCCACTCCGCCTGGCACCCACAGGAAAACATCATCGCTGTGGCAGCCAGTAACAACCTCTACATCTTCCAGGACAAGGTCACCTAG
- the LOC139574697 gene encoding G-protein coupled receptor 151-like, which translates to MDKLPGVNVSTANSSTVDRLGPSFIERGSYEHLDPGELHVLVPVILGVICVLGLAGTLTSIGILISNAHRGKLSLINALILNLMFADSLVLAFALPFRAAAFSKPTWTLGWAVCKTCDWFLQSCMVAKSFTVAVMAKACYRYVSNPTKQVSISLRSILLVMWFLWLSACSAPIPTWLFSSLQRETRGLVCVQVVPPEAQDFMSVYVKAYPLGVFCAPLSFALLYFWWAYGRCQRRCSKTQNLRTQIRSRKLTLMLFSLTVAMAMLWLPQWVVWVWERHAAEREAQGPREEEPFVVFTPPLLFSISALLLTFSLSLVNPVIVLSLSEEFTEGYRGLWRRLTLRKHTPSNPNPKPGPHAPTAPQSPCPRPETSGQLQGGDGSLGPIPSQETRVDPQPQAEQGGVEEVDAEGESPRDGIVLLDVEQFWHERETGSMTEENDPIPWEHQEGAPAEGRK; encoded by the coding sequence ATGGATAAACTGCCAGGGGTGAACGTATCCACTGCTAATAGCTCGACTGTGGACCGACTTGGTCCTTCGTTCATAGAGCGTGGTTCCTACGAGCACCTGGATCCAGGCGAGCTGCATGTCCTTGTGCCTGTCATTCTGGGGGTGATCTGTGTTCTGGGGCTGGCCGGTACTCTCACATCTATAGGTATCCTGATCTCCAATGCCCACCGTGGGAAACTCTCCCTCATCAATGCTCTCATCCTCAACCTGATGTTTGCCGACAGCCTTGTCCTGGCATTCGCCCTCCCGTTCCGAGCCGCCGCCTTCTCCAAACCCACCTGGACGCTTGGCTGGGCGGTGTGCAAGACCTGTGATTGGTTCCTGCAGAGCTGCATGGTTGCAAAGAGTTTTACAGTAGCGGTGATGGCTAAGGCTTGTTACCGTTACGTCTCTAACCCGACTAAACAGGTCAGCATCAGTCTACGCTCCATCCTATTGGTGATGTGGTTCCTCTGGCTGTCTGCCTGCTCCGCTCCCATCCCTACCTGGCTGTTCTCCTCACTGCAGAGAGAGACCCGGGGGCTGGTGTGTGTGCAGGTGGTTCCCCCCGAGGCGCAGGACTTCATGTCGGTCTACGTCAAGGCGTACCCCCTCGGTGTGTTCTGCGCCCCTTTGAGTTTTGCCCTGCTGTATTTCTGGTGGGCGTATGGGCGCTGCCAGCGGCGCTGTAGTAAGACCCAGAACCTCCGAACGCAGATCAGATCCAGGAAGCTCACGCTGATGTTGTTCAGTCTGACGGTAGCCATGGCGATGCTGTGGCTGCCGCAGTGGGTGGTCTGGGTGTGGGAGCGGCACGCCGCGGAGCGAGAGGCACAGGGACCGAGAGAGGAAGAACCCTTTGTTGtcttcactccccctctcctcttctccatctccGCCCTGctcctcaccttctctctctccctggtgaaCCCCGTCATCGTCCTCTCTCTGTCGGAGGAGTTCACAGAGGGGTACAGGGGTCTGTGGAGGCGCCTTACTCTTCGTAAACACACCCCGTCCAACCCAAACCCCAAACCCGGGCCCCACGCTCCCACCGCCCCCCAGTCCCCTTGCCCACGACCGGAGACCTCAGGCCAGCTGCAGGGAGGAGACGGAAGCCTAGGCCCCATCCCTAGCCAGGAGACTAGAGTTGATCCCCAGCCCCAGGCGGagcagggaggggtggaggaggtggaTGCGGAGGGAGAGAGCCCCCGGGATGGGATCGTGCTGCTGGATGTGGAGCAGTTCtggcatgagagagagacaggctcgATGACAGAGGAGAATGATCCCATACCCTGGGAGCACCAGGAGGGAGCACCAGCCGAGGGGAGGAAGTga